GCAGCAAAAGACGTTTCATTTTTCTATCCATAGATGGATGTGTCGAGTGTAAAAGTAATAATCAGTTCTCAACTACTTTACACATCCTTGCTGATATTGTCAGCTGGTTTCAACAACACTCAGCACTAGGACAGCAGAAAATAAGCAATTTATACTTGATTTATCCTACCAAACTTGATTAGCCAAGTGAACCGTCGAGTGCTATGGGTATTTTAACTGTAAACTCCGTTCCTTGTCCTGGAGTCGAGGTACAACTTAGCTGACCCTTATGTTTTTCTGCAATAATTTGATGAGCGATCGCTAATCCTAGCCCAGTTCCCTTACCAACCGCTTTCGTTGTGAATCTAGGATTAAAAATACGTTCTTTGATGTCCTTAGACATTCCTAGCCCATTATCTTTAATATAAATACTAATACTAGTATCTAAGTTCAATTCTGTCGTAATTATTATTTGATAATTTTGTTTTTTACTTTCCCCAAAATCAGATTCTTCTAATGCATCTATAGCATTTGCCAATAAATTCATGAACACTTGATTAAGTTGACCAGGATAGCAATTTACTAATGGCAGTTCACTATAGTTTTTAATAATTTTAATTTCTGGGCGTTTTTTATTCTTCTGGAGCCGATGACGCAAAATCAGAATTGTGCTATCGATTCCTTCATGGATATCAAATAGTTGAGTATTATCAGAATCTCCTCGCGAAAATATACGTAAGCTGGTACTAATTTTGCAAATCCGCTCTGCACCATCTTTCATAGAAAATAGTAGTTTCCACAAATCTTCACGCAGGAACTCAAAGTCAATTGCCTTAACTTGTGCTAACAGCGATTTACTAGGGTTTGGTAATTCTTGTTGATATAAGTTGATTAATTTAAATAAATCATTAATATAATCTAAAGCTGGCGGAATATTTCCGGCAATAAAGCTGACAGGATTATTAATTTCATGAGCAACCCCAGCCATCAAATTTCCCAAAGCAGACATTTTTTCACTCTGTACCAGTTGAGCTGTTTGCTCTGCCACCCGCTGTTCTAATGTTTCAT
This region of Nostoc sp. UHCC 0302 genomic DNA includes:
- a CDS encoding response regulator, producing MDTSQPLILIVDDTPTNVKLLFEVLETAGFRTLIAQSGEDALLILNEVKPDLILLDVMMPPGINGFETCQQFKAKPCTQEIPVIFMTALSDSQDKVKGLSVGAVDYITKPFQQEEVLARVQIHLQLRRQAVELRQLNETLEQRVAEQTAQLVQSEKMSALGNLMAGVAHEINNPVSFIAGNIPPALDYINDLFKLINLYQQELPNPSKSLLAQVKAIDFEFLREDLWKLLFSMKDGAERICKISTSLRIFSRGDSDNTQLFDIHEGIDSTILILRHRLQKNKKRPEIKIIKNYSELPLVNCYPGQLNQVFMNLLANAIDALEESDFGESKKQNYQIIITTELNLDTSISIYIKDNGLGMSKDIKERIFNPRFTTKAVGKGTGLGLAIAHQIIAEKHKGQLSCTSTPGQGTEFTVKIPIALDGSLG